One Sphaerisporangium krabiense DNA segment encodes these proteins:
- the secD gene encoding protein translocase subunit SecD: MSRAPLWRAVAAFVVVATALLLTVSMSPRLGLDLRGGTQLVFETRDSPTAKADGEATDRALDVLRRRADALGVVDPTLVRSGERRIIVELPGVLDPRQAAEVIGKTAQLTFHPVLGQADGSGGAGQVLADESGRSLRVGPAAITGDGVGDAAARNDPQLGLGWSVTVDFRNAAAWRDLTGAAACHDPGDPRRRVAIVLDNKIISSPQVDPSVPCRTGIPGGSTQISGSFTYQEAEDLAVLIKGGALPVPLDLIEQRTVGPTLGAQAIEASAKAGVAGVLLTALFIAVTYRLVGLLATVALAAYGLISYAALLALGATLTLPGLAGFVLAIGMAVDANVLVFERAREEYARAPRRGLRAALARGFAGAWSAIADSNITTLLAAGLLFWLASGPVRGFGVTLAIGVVASLVSAMLITRVLTHLVIGRTGPRLSGLATQGRVRTWITRRAPDLMTPGRRWLALAAALVAVAVCGLVAHGLNFGIEFTGGRMIEYTATRPIGPEAARQAVTEAGHATANVQTSGTTVSVRAGQISADDVARIEQALDARLGEVTKQRDELIGPSLGEELRRNALVALAVALGAQLVYLAFRFRWTFGAAAVLALVVDVAAVAGLFAWLGKPIDGVFLAAMLTIVGYSINDKVVVFDRVRELWQADRRARFPAIVNAAILQTVPRTVNTGLGALFILGALAVFGGDTLRDFAIALIVGIVAGTASSSFVAGPLAIELERTSKRPPPQRPAPRTRRREGTGAVV, from the coding sequence ATGTCACGTGCGCCTTTGTGGCGCGCGGTGGCGGCGTTCGTCGTCGTCGCCACCGCATTGCTCCTCACCGTCAGCATGTCGCCACGCCTGGGTCTGGATCTGCGCGGCGGCACGCAACTCGTCTTCGAGACCCGCGACTCTCCCACGGCCAAGGCCGACGGCGAGGCCACCGACCGCGCCCTGGACGTGCTGCGCCGCCGCGCCGACGCGCTCGGCGTGGTGGACCCGACGCTGGTCCGCTCCGGGGAGCGGCGCATCATCGTCGAGCTGCCCGGCGTGCTCGACCCCCGCCAGGCCGCCGAGGTCATCGGCAAGACCGCGCAGCTCACCTTCCACCCGGTGCTGGGGCAGGCGGACGGCTCCGGAGGAGCGGGGCAGGTGCTGGCGGACGAGTCCGGGCGGTCCCTGCGGGTCGGCCCCGCCGCGATCACCGGGGACGGGGTGGGCGACGCCGCCGCCAGGAACGACCCGCAGCTCGGACTGGGCTGGTCGGTCACCGTCGACTTCAGGAACGCCGCCGCGTGGCGGGACCTGACCGGCGCGGCCGCCTGCCACGATCCCGGCGACCCCCGGCGCCGCGTCGCGATCGTCCTGGACAACAAGATCATCTCCTCGCCGCAGGTCGACCCGAGCGTGCCCTGCCGCACCGGCATCCCCGGCGGATCCACCCAGATCAGCGGGTCGTTCACCTACCAGGAGGCAGAGGACCTCGCCGTGCTGATCAAGGGCGGCGCGCTGCCCGTCCCGCTCGACCTGATCGAGCAGCGCACCGTCGGCCCGACCCTCGGCGCGCAGGCCATCGAGGCCAGCGCCAAGGCGGGCGTCGCGGGCGTCCTGCTCACCGCGCTGTTCATCGCCGTCACCTACCGGCTGGTCGGGCTGCTGGCCACCGTCGCGCTCGCCGCGTACGGGCTCATCTCCTACGCCGCGCTCCTCGCCCTCGGCGCGACGCTCACCCTGCCGGGCCTGGCCGGGTTCGTGCTGGCCATCGGCATGGCGGTCGACGCCAACGTGCTGGTGTTCGAGCGGGCCCGCGAAGAGTACGCCCGCGCGCCGCGCCGAGGGTTGCGCGCCGCCCTCGCCCGCGGGTTCGCGGGCGCCTGGAGCGCCATCGCCGACTCCAACATCACCACGCTCCTGGCGGCCGGGCTGCTGTTCTGGCTGGCCTCCGGGCCGGTCCGCGGCTTCGGCGTGACGCTGGCCATCGGCGTGGTCGCCTCCCTCGTCTCGGCCATGCTCATCACCCGCGTCCTGACCCACCTGGTGATCGGCAGGACCGGCCCCCGCCTGTCCGGGCTGGCGACGCAGGGCCGGGTCAGGACCTGGATCACCCGGCGCGCCCCCGACCTGATGACCCCGGGCAGGCGCTGGCTCGCCCTGGCCGCCGCCCTGGTCGCCGTGGCGGTCTGCGGGCTGGTCGCCCACGGCCTGAACTTCGGCATCGAGTTCACCGGCGGCCGGATGATCGAGTACACCGCCACCCGGCCGATCGGCCCGGAGGCGGCGCGGCAGGCCGTGACCGAGGCCGGGCACGCCACGGCGAACGTCCAGACCTCCGGGACCACCGTCTCCGTACGGGCCGGGCAGATCAGCGCCGACGACGTGGCGCGCATCGAGCAGGCCCTCGACGCCCGGCTCGGCGAGGTGACCAAGCAGCGCGACGAGCTCATCGGCCCGAGCCTGGGCGAGGAACTGCGCCGCAACGCGCTCGTCGCGCTCGCCGTGGCGCTGGGGGCCCAGCTCGTCTACCTGGCCTTCAGGTTCCGCTGGACGTTCGGCGCCGCCGCGGTCCTGGCCCTGGTCGTGGACGTGGCCGCGGTCGCCGGCCTGTTCGCCTGGCTGGGCAAGCCGATCGACGGGGTCTTCCTGGCGGCCATGCTGACCATCGTCGGCTACTCGATCAACGACAAGGTGGTGGTCTTCGACCGCGTACGGGAACTGTGGCAGGCGGACAGACGGGCGCGCTTCCCCGCCATCGTCAACGCCGCGATCCTGCAGACCGTCCCGCGCACCGTGAACACCGGCCTCGGCGCCCTGTTCATCCTCGGCGCGCTGGCCGTCTTCGGCGGCGACACCCTGCGCGACTTCGCCATCGCCCTGATCGTCGGCATCGTGGCCGGCACCGCGTCGTCCTCCTTCGTGGCCGGCCCCCTGGCGATCGAACTCGAACGCACCAGCAAGCGCCCTCCACCCCAGCGACCCGCGCCGCGCACCCGCCGCCGCGAGGGCACGGGAGCCGTCGTGTAG
- a CDS encoding metallophosphoesterase family protein — protein MRLAVLSDIHGVLPALEAVLAEPEVASADLIVLTGDMAAGPQPVETLDLLVSLGPRALWVNGNADRELVEARQGRPSPYPISQWAAERLRDDQIALLAALPDRQVLDLDRLGATLFVHATPRRDDEMILVDSTLARWTEVLAGVTADTVVLGNTHMPFVRLVDRKLVVNPGSVGMPYGTTGAHWALLDGATGAVTLRRTPLDPAATATRLLTESTFPGIGDWTAEYVTTTYSDTEALTEFARAERR, from the coding sequence ATGCGCCTGGCCGTCCTGTCCGACATCCACGGAGTGCTCCCCGCCCTGGAGGCCGTGCTCGCCGAGCCCGAGGTCGCCTCCGCCGACCTGATCGTGCTCACCGGCGACATGGCCGCGGGCCCCCAGCCGGTGGAGACGCTCGACCTGCTGGTCTCGCTGGGCCCGCGGGCGCTGTGGGTGAACGGCAACGCCGACCGCGAGCTGGTGGAGGCGCGCCAGGGCCGCCCCTCGCCGTACCCCATCAGCCAGTGGGCGGCCGAGCGGCTCCGCGACGACCAGATCGCCCTGCTCGCCGCCCTCCCCGACCGTCAGGTGCTGGACCTGGACCGGCTCGGCGCCACGCTGTTCGTCCACGCCACCCCGCGCCGTGACGACGAGATGATCCTGGTCGACAGCACGCTCGCCCGCTGGACGGAGGTCCTGGCCGGCGTCACGGCCGACACCGTGGTCCTGGGCAACACCCACATGCCCTTCGTCCGCCTCGTCGACCGCAAGCTCGTGGTCAACCCCGGCTCGGTCGGCATGCCCTACGGCACGACGGGCGCCCACTGGGCCCTGCTGGACGGCGCCACCGGCGCGGTGACCCTACGACGCACCCCCTTGGACCCCGCCGCCACCGCCACCCGCCTGCTCACCGAAAGCACCTTCCCCGGCATCGGCGACTGGACCGCCGAGTACGTCACCACCACCTACTCCGACACCGAAGCCCTCACCGAGTTCGCCAGAGCCGAGCGACGCTGA
- a CDS encoding M20/M25/M40 family metallo-hydrolase gives MAGPAAAGDGRVPGPGRPVTRQRPGKELRELLAEIDPGRIEATVRRLVGFGTRHTLSSQDDPARGIGAATAWVYARLQAAAAASDGRMTVERQSFVQPVSPRVPAPTTITNVVATLRGDASPERVYVVTGHLDSRVTDVMNATDDAPGADDDASGVAVVLELARVFATRRTRGTLVFAAVAAEEQGLYGSAHMAARLKAAGADVQAMFSNDIVGASSGWDGTRPDPRTVRLFVEGVPTTETPAETSIRQSTGGENDGPSRQLGRFVQNVAQNDATGMDVRVIWRRDRFLRGSDHISFLREGYPAARFTEPRENYDHEHQDVRVVDGVQYGDLVEFLDFGYIARVAKVNAATLYSLAQGPGTPKNVRILAADLGNDTTLVWDRGTDAGLAGYEVVWRETTAPDWTHAIDVGDVTRATIDIPKDDVQFGLRARDRDGRRGPVAFPKVVTS, from the coding sequence ATGGCGGGGCCGGCAGCGGCGGGTGACGGTCGTGTTCCGGGGCCGGGGCGTCCCGTCACACGGCAGCGGCCCGGCAAGGAGCTGCGCGAACTGCTGGCAGAGATCGACCCCGGCCGGATCGAGGCCACGGTGCGGCGGCTCGTCGGGTTCGGCACCCGGCACACGCTGTCGAGCCAGGACGACCCGGCGCGCGGCATCGGCGCGGCCACGGCCTGGGTGTACGCGCGGTTGCAGGCGGCCGCCGCCGCGTCGGACGGCCGCATGACCGTGGAACGGCAGTCGTTCGTCCAGCCGGTCTCCCCGCGCGTCCCCGCGCCCACCACGATCACCAACGTGGTCGCCACGCTGCGCGGCGACGCCTCCCCCGAGCGGGTGTACGTGGTGACCGGCCACCTGGACTCGCGGGTCACCGACGTCATGAACGCCACCGACGACGCCCCCGGCGCCGACGACGACGCCTCCGGGGTCGCGGTGGTGCTGGAGCTGGCCCGCGTCTTCGCCACCCGCCGCACCCGCGGCACGCTGGTGTTCGCCGCGGTCGCGGCGGAGGAACAGGGTTTGTACGGCTCGGCGCACATGGCCGCGCGGCTGAAGGCGGCGGGCGCGGACGTGCAGGCCATGTTCAGCAACGACATCGTGGGCGCCAGTTCGGGCTGGGACGGCACCCGTCCCGACCCGCGCACCGTGCGGCTGTTCGTCGAGGGCGTCCCCACCACCGAGACGCCGGCGGAGACGTCGATCCGGCAGTCGACCGGCGGCGAGAACGACGGCCCCTCGCGCCAGCTCGGCCGTTTCGTCCAGAACGTCGCGCAGAACGACGCGACCGGCATGGACGTGCGGGTGATCTGGCGGCGCGACCGGTTCCTGCGCGGCAGCGACCACATCTCGTTCCTGCGCGAGGGCTACCCGGCGGCGCGGTTCACCGAGCCGAGGGAGAACTACGACCACGAGCACCAGGACGTCCGCGTCGTGGACGGGGTGCAGTACGGCGACCTGGTGGAGTTCCTGGACTTCGGGTACATCGCCCGCGTGGCCAAGGTGAACGCGGCGACGCTCTACTCGCTGGCGCAGGGGCCGGGCACGCCGAAGAACGTCCGGATCCTCGCGGCGGACCTCGGCAACGACACCACCCTCGTGTGGGACCGCGGCACCGACGCCGGCCTGGCCGGGTACGAGGTGGTGTGGCGGGAGACCACGGCCCCCGACTGGACGCACGCCATCGACGTCGGCGACGTGACCAGGGCGACGATCGACATCCCCAAGGACGACGTCCAGTTCGGCCTCCGCGCCCGGGACCGCGACGGCCGGCGCGGCCCCGTCGCCTTCCCCAAGGTGGTGACCTCCTAG
- the alaS gene encoding alanine--tRNA ligase, with amino-acid sequence MESAEIRRRYLRFFSERAHAIVPSASLIADDPTLLLVPAGMVPFKPYFLGEARPPGPRLVSVQKCVRTPDIEEVGRTTRHGTFFQMCGNFAFGDYFKEGAITYAWELLTTSVADGGYGLDPERLWVTVYLDDDEAERIWREKIGVPAERVQRLGMGPNFWSMGVPGPCGPCSEISYDRGPEFGPEGGPAVNDERYMELWNLVFMQYERGPGQGKEDFPILGELPSKNIDTGLGLERLAMVLQGVPNMFEIDTSRVVIDRATELTGVRYGADESSDIALRVVSDHMRTSVMLIGDGVVPGNEGRGYVLRRVMRRAIRTARLLGATGPVVRDLVDTVIGSMGAQYPELVADRERVETVALAEEAAFLRTLKAGTAILDSSVAETRARGGAVLSGDEAFQLHDTWGFPIDLTLEMAAEQGLSVDEDGFRRLMREQRERAKADARAKKTGHADLSAYREVAGRTDFTGYAATEGEATVVGLLVDGVPSPAAVEGDTVEVVLDRTPFYAEGGGQLADQGRIRLGSGAVIEVHDVQRPVPGVIVHKGVVQVGEVAVGASAYAAIDVARRRAIARAHTATHLTHQALRDALGPAASQAGSENAPGRFRFDFGSPSAVPGSVLADVEQKINEVLSRELDVEAEAMSLEEARWQGAIAEFGEKYGERVRVVTIGDFSKELCGGTHVRNTAQLGLVKLLGESSIGSGVRRVEALVGLDAYGFLAREHTVVARLQDLVKGRAEELPERVAAMLGRLRDAEKEIEKFRAEKVLRAGAGLAQGAKDVKGVALVVGRAPDGTDADDLRTLVFDVRDRLGGGPAVVALFAAANGRPLTVVATNEAARERGLAAGELVRAAAATLGGGGGGRPDVAQGGGQNVEAIPEAMTTVERSVTEKA; translated from the coding sequence ATGGAGTCGGCCGAGATCCGCCGCCGTTATCTGCGCTTCTTCTCGGAGCGCGCGCACGCCATCGTGCCGTCGGCGTCGCTGATCGCCGACGACCCCACCCTCCTTCTGGTCCCGGCCGGCATGGTCCCCTTCAAGCCGTACTTCCTCGGCGAGGCGAGGCCGCCGGGCCCGCGCCTGGTCAGCGTGCAGAAGTGCGTGCGCACGCCCGACATCGAGGAGGTCGGCAGGACCACCCGGCACGGCACCTTCTTCCAGATGTGCGGGAACTTCGCCTTCGGCGACTACTTCAAGGAAGGCGCCATCACCTACGCCTGGGAGCTGCTCACGACGTCCGTGGCGGACGGCGGCTACGGGCTCGACCCGGAACGGCTCTGGGTCACCGTGTACCTGGACGACGACGAGGCCGAGCGCATCTGGCGCGAGAAGATCGGCGTGCCCGCCGAGCGCGTCCAGCGTCTCGGCATGGGCCCGAACTTCTGGTCCATGGGCGTCCCCGGGCCGTGCGGCCCCTGCTCGGAGATCTCCTACGACCGCGGCCCCGAGTTCGGGCCGGAGGGCGGCCCCGCCGTCAACGACGAGCGGTACATGGAGCTGTGGAACCTCGTCTTCATGCAGTACGAGCGCGGCCCGGGCCAGGGCAAGGAGGACTTCCCGATCCTCGGCGAGCTGCCGTCGAAGAACATCGACACCGGCCTCGGGCTGGAACGCCTCGCCATGGTCCTGCAGGGCGTGCCCAACATGTTCGAGATCGACACCTCGCGCGTCGTGATCGACAGGGCCACCGAGCTGACCGGCGTCCGCTACGGCGCCGACGAGTCCTCCGACATCGCGCTGCGCGTGGTGTCCGACCATATGCGCACGTCGGTGATGCTGATCGGCGACGGCGTCGTCCCCGGCAACGAGGGCCGCGGCTACGTCCTGCGCCGCGTCATGCGCCGCGCGATCCGCACCGCCCGCCTGCTCGGCGCCACGGGCCCGGTCGTACGCGACCTGGTGGACACGGTCATCGGGTCGATGGGCGCGCAGTACCCCGAGCTCGTCGCCGACCGCGAGCGCGTCGAGACGGTCGCGCTCGCCGAGGAGGCGGCGTTCCTCAGGACGCTGAAGGCCGGCACGGCCATCCTGGACTCCTCGGTCGCCGAGACCAGGGCCCGGGGCGGCGCCGTCCTGTCCGGGGACGAGGCGTTCCAGCTTCACGACACCTGGGGCTTCCCGATCGACCTCACGCTGGAGATGGCGGCCGAGCAGGGCCTGTCGGTGGACGAGGACGGCTTCCGCCGCCTGATGAGGGAGCAGCGCGAGCGCGCCAAGGCCGACGCCAGGGCGAAGAAGACCGGCCACGCCGACCTGTCGGCCTACCGCGAGGTCGCCGGGCGCACCGACTTCACCGGGTACGCCGCGACCGAGGGCGAGGCGACGGTCGTCGGCCTGCTCGTGGACGGCGTCCCCTCGCCGGCCGCGGTCGAGGGCGACACGGTCGAGGTCGTCCTGGACCGCACGCCCTTCTACGCCGAGGGCGGGGGCCAGCTCGCCGACCAGGGCAGGATCCGGCTCGGCTCCGGCGCGGTGATCGAGGTCCACGACGTCCAGCGGCCGGTCCCCGGCGTGATCGTCCACAAGGGGGTCGTCCAGGTCGGCGAGGTGGCGGTCGGCGCGTCCGCCTACGCCGCGATCGACGTCGCGCGCCGCCGCGCCATCGCCCGCGCGCACACCGCCACCCACCTCACCCACCAGGCGCTGCGCGACGCCCTCGGCCCGGCCGCGTCCCAGGCGGGCTCGGAGAACGCGCCCGGCCGCTTCCGCTTCGACTTCGGGTCGCCCTCGGCGGTGCCCGGGTCGGTGCTGGCCGACGTCGAGCAGAAGATCAACGAGGTGCTGTCCCGCGAGCTGGACGTCGAGGCCGAGGCCATGAGCCTGGAGGAGGCCAGGTGGCAGGGCGCCATCGCCGAGTTCGGCGAGAAGTACGGCGAGCGGGTGCGCGTCGTCACGATCGGCGACTTCTCCAAGGAGCTGTGCGGCGGCACGCACGTGCGCAACACCGCCCAGCTCGGCCTCGTGAAGCTGCTCGGCGAGTCGTCGATCGGCTCGGGCGTGCGCCGCGTCGAGGCGCTGGTGGGCCTGGACGCCTACGGCTTCCTGGCCCGCGAGCACACGGTCGTCGCCCGGCTCCAGGACCTGGTCAAGGGCCGCGCCGAGGAACTGCCCGAGCGCGTCGCGGCGATGCTCGGCCGGCTCAGGGACGCGGAGAAGGAGATCGAGAAGTTCCGCGCCGAGAAGGTGCTGCGGGCGGGCGCGGGCCTCGCGCAGGGGGCCAAGGACGTCAAGGGCGTCGCGCTCGTCGTCGGGCGGGCCCCGGACGGCACGGACGCCGACGACCTGCGCACGCTGGTCTTCGACGTGCGCGACCGCCTGGGCGGCGGGCCGGCCGTGGTCGCCCTGTTCGCCGCGGCGAACGGCCGCCCGCTGACGGTCGTCGCCACCAACGAGGCCGCCCGGGAACGCGGCCTGGCCGCCGGCGAGCTGGTCCGCGCCGCGGCCGCGACGCTGGGCGGCGGCGGTGGCGGCAGGCCGGACGTCGCCCAGGGCGGCGGCCAGAACGTCGAGGCCATCCCCGAGGCGATGACGACCGTCGAGCGTTCGGTCACCGAGAAGGCGTGA